The stretch of DNA CACCGTCAACCACCGCTGCCGGGGGAACGTGGCCTCCAACGTCCGCAGCACCAGCGGCCCCGCCGCCATCGACGCGAACAGCCAGGTGTTGGCCAGGGCACCGGGCGCCCAGCGCCCCGGCCCCAGCAGGACCAGGGCGGCGAGCGAGCATGCGACCACGATGATGAGGTCCACCGGACCCAACCTGACCTGGACCTGACGCCCATCCGCGGGCGACGCACTCCGTGCGCTCTGGAAAGACGCGAAACTCACGCCGATTTCCGATCCCCCGATGACCCAGCGTCTTCGCCGGTCATTCCGAGCTCCAGACTCCGAACGACGGTACCGTCCCGTCCGACGGGGCTCCTCCGCTCCTTCCACCGCTCCAGCAACGCCAGCAGCGCGGGGAAGAAGACCGTGGTCCCGAGAAAGGTGCACACGACCCCGAGTAGCGCAATCTGTCCGATACTGCGCAATCCCTGGTGGTTGGCGACCAGCAGCGCGCCGTAGCCTGCGGCGTTGGACAGGGTCGCCACCACGGCCGCCAGCCCCGTGTGCCGCACCACCTTGCCGAGCGAGCCGGGCCCCTCCTCCTCGTAGCGGTGGTAGAGGTGGACGGAGTTGTCGACGGCGATGGCCAGCAGGTTGGGCAGCACGACGGCGTTGATGAAGTTGAGCTGCACGCCGAACAGGTACATGCCCCCGGCCAGACACGTCATGCCCAGGAACAGCGGCCCCGTCACCAGCAGCGCGCGCTTCAGGCTGCGCAGGCTGACGAGGATGACGAGGAACACCACCGCCGCCGCGGACCAGAGGATGAGCGGCCCGTCCGCCCGGACCAGGGCGAAGATGCGCGCGGCGATGCGGTTGCTGTCCAGCACGGACATCTCCACGCCCCGCGCCGTCGCCGCCTCCACCACCTCGTCGATCTGCGTGGCCCAGCGCTTCAGGTCATCCGTGTCGTAGTTCGACACGGAGGGGAACAGCAGCAGGAACGTGCCGTGCCCGTCGGTGGCCTCGAACCGGCGGCGGACCTCCACCGGGAGCGCGTCGACCCCGTAGGGCTTCGCCGCCACCATCCGCTGGAACTCCTGGAGCCGGGGGTCGGAGAGCGCGGACTCGGGCAGGCCGTGGAGCAGGTCGCGGATGCCGGAGATCTCCTTCTCCCGCCGCTGGAGGTCGCCGGGCACCAGGTCGTTGAGCGACGTGGTGCGCAGGAAGACGGAGTCCTCGCCGTTGCGCGCCTTCACCTCGGCGATGACGGCCTCCACCCGCGCGGCCTGCGTCAGGTCGTCGACCAGGAAGATGGCCGGGTTGAGCGGCTGGCCCAGCTGCTCGGTGACGTGGTCGTCCAGGCGGGACGCCGGCGAGTCCCCCTTCAGCTTCCGCATGTCCGTCTCGAACCCGAGCCGCGGGGCGATGACGACCGAGTACGCGGCGAAGCCGACCACCGAGAGCGCCAGCGCGGCGATGACGGGCGTGGGCCAGCGCCTCCACTGGCGCTCGGGCGCGGCCGGAGCCTGGGGCGCGGCGGCCGCCGCCAGCGGCTCGTCCCTGCGCGCCGGGCGCAGCCGTTCGGCGATGGCGAGCAGCGACGGCCCCATCGCGTAGGTCGCGAACACCGCCAGCAGCACGCCCAGCCCCGCCAGGAAGCCGAACTGGTTGAAGGCGTGGAACTGCGCCAGGATCAGCACGAAGAAGGCCGCCGCGTTCGTCAGCGCCGACGTGAGCGCCCCGCTGAACGTCCCCCGGACCGCCGTCGCCAGCGCGTCGCGCGAGGCCTGGGTGCGCCGCTCCTCCCAGTAGCGCATGCACAGGTGGACGCCGTACTCGATGCCCAGGCCGATGAGGATGGCGACCAGGAAGCCCGTCACGACGTTCAGGTGGCCGATGCTCAGCTGCGCCACGCCGAACGTCACCACCAACCCCACCATGACGGGCACGCCCACCACCGCCAGCGCCGCCACGCGCCGGGTGGCCAGCAGGATGAGCCCCACCGCGATGAGCGCCGACAGCGTGCCCGCGCGCGACAGGTCGCCGCGCATCACCGCGTCCTCCTCGATGCGGTTCTGGAAGTTGCCCGTGGCCTCCAGCGTCACCGCCGGATAGCGCTCGCGCGCCAGCTCGCGGCCGGTGCCCATGGCCAGGTCGACGAAGCGCCGCGCGAAGTCGAGGTCCCCCGCCGTCCCCATGGGCTTGAGCATGAGGTACACCTCGGTCCCCTCCGCGTTGGAGAGGTACTCGCGCATCGACACGTCCGGCGAGTGCTTGCGGGAGATCTCCTCGAACGACGGCGGCGGCGGCGTGGCGCCCAGATCGATGTAGAAGGGATTGGCCTGCTGCCGCTCGTAGCGCACCCGCGCCGCGAGGTCCTTGCGCAGCTCCGCCAGCCGATCCGCCGGCAACAACAACAGGCCGTGCTGGCGGAAGAACTCCACGTCATAGCTGTGCTCGACGTAGCGCACCTCCGGGAGGGCCTCCAGCCGGGCCTTCAGCTCCCGCGCATAGGCCTTCAGCCGCTCCGGGGTATCCCCCTTCGCCAGGATGACCAGGTAGCCGTCGCCGCCGGCCTTCTGCGACACCCGTGTCAGGTCTTGCACTTCGCGTGCCCCCTGGGGGAGGAGCTCGACGAAGGAGCCGCGGAACTCCAACCGCGACGCCAGTGCCATACCTCCGAGGGTGAGCAATGCCGCGGCCAGCAGCACGTACCAGGGCCGGGAGACGGCCACCTGGATGAAACCCTCGAACCACCGTTGCCGCAGAGACCTGGCCACCGTCCACTCCTCGATGTTCGCCGGGCATAGCAAATTCCCGGCCAGTCAGGGTCCCCGCAAACAACGGCGAGCGGGAATGCCTTCCGGGTGGCGCCCTGCCCGTTGCCGGCGTGCACCCGAGTACACACGGTGTTTTCCAGTATCCACTGGAGAACGACAATGTGGGCCGGCGGCGTGCCACCAAAGTCGCGGTGCTGTCAAGCAGCGGTGTCCTGGGGCACTCTCGCAAGGGATCCGAGCGACAGTCCGCGCCTTGACACTCTCCCTCCGCCTCTTTATTCACCGCCCCGCGTCCCCCGTGGGAGGTCGCCGGACGCAGGTTGCCCCCGGCTCGGAATGAGCCCTGCATGGTGAGTGGCGACCGGTTCGAAAAACGCCTCCGAGGCGCGAAAGCCTCCCGACGCAGATTCAAAGAAAGACCACCATGAGCGACGTCTTCGACAAGTGCAGCAATTGGAAGGACTACCGCATCGCGAAGGCCACGGGCCTCTATCCGTACTTCCGTGTCATCGAGGCGTCGCATGGCGCCACGGAGGTGGAGATCGAGGGCAAGCGGGTCATCATGGTGGGCTCCAACAACTATCTGGGCCTGTCGGCGGATCCGCGGGTGAAGGAAGCGGCGATCAAGGCGACCGAGAAGTTCGGTTCGACCTGTTCGGGCTCGCGCCTGCTCAACGGGACGCTGTCGCTGCACGAGGAGCTGGAGGCGAAGCTGGCCAAGTTCCTCAACCGCGAGGCCGCGCTGGTCATCTCCACGGGCTTCCAGACGAACCTGGCGCTGGCGTCGATCCTCGGCCGGCACGACATCGTCTTCAGCGACCGGCAGAACCACGCGTCGCTGGTGGACGGCATCCGCCTGTCGTTCGCCACGGAGCGCAAGTTCCGGCACAACGACATGGACCACCTGGAGCAGCTGCTCGCCCAGGCGAAGCCGGAGGCCGGGAAGATCATCATCACGGACGGCGTGTTCTCGATGGAGGGCGACATCTGCAACCTGCCCCGCATCGTGGAGCTGGCCAAGCAGTACAACGCCCGGGTGATGACGGATGACGCCCACGCCATGGGCGTGCTGGGCGACAAGGGCCGCGGCACCTCCGAGTACTTCGGCCTGGAGAAGGAGACGGACCTCGTCATGGGGACGTTCTCCAAGAGCTTCGCGTCGCTGGGCGGCGTGCTGGCCGGTCCGTTCGAGGTCATCAACTACATCCGCCACAACGCGCGCTCGGTCATCTTCTCCGCGTCGATGACGCCCGGCTCCATCGCCGCGGCGCTCAAGGCGCTGGAGATCATCGAGGCGGAGCCGCAGCGTCGCGCGCGCCTGCTGGACATCGCGGAGAAGATGCACAACGGCTTCCGCGCCATGGGCTTCGACACGGGCGTGTCCGTGACGCCGGTGGTGCCGGTGCACATCGGCGACCAGGTGAAGTGCTTCCGCTTCTGGCGCGCGCTGCACGAGGCGGGCGTGTTCGCCAACCCGGTGATTCCGCCGGCGGTGGAGGCGGGCCACGCGCTCATCCGCACGTCGTACATGGCCACGCACACCGACGCGCAGCTGGACCGGGTGCTGGACACCTTCGAGACCATCGGTCGGAAGCTGGGCGTGATTCCGGGCACCCGTCCCACGGTTTACGAGCCGGTGCAGATCGCCCGGCCGGCCTCCGCGGTGCGCTCCAACAAGGCCAGCGAGAAGTGGGCCGCGGGGTCCGCGGGGATGCTGGCGGACAAGGGCGGCATCACCCTGGAGCAGCTGTCGAGGATGTCCTCGCGCGAGGTCGCCGGGAAGATCTTCGACGCGGTGGAGCAGCTGACCTGGCGCGCGGCCAACCTGCAGCCGGAGGATCTGCGCCAGCTCAAGGCGGCGCCGATGAAGCTGTGGGAGAAGCGCGGCGAGCTGCCGGGCCTGCTGCTGGAGAAGGGCGCCCACTTCTTCATGCGCAACGGCACCGGCACCGACGGCAACCCCGCCGACAGGATCTGATCCACCCATGGCCCTCCCCGCCGAGCCCGCCGCCCCGTCGCACACGTCGCCTCCCCTCCCCTCGGACGTCCAGGTGACGCCCGTGCGGGATGCCGCGGCGAAGATGACGTTCATCCGCTTCCCGGCGTCGCTCTACGCGGGGGATCCGAACTGGGTTCCGCCGCTGGAGATGGAGCGCAAGGACTTCCTCGACCCGAGGAAGAACCCGTTCTTCGACTACGCGGAGGTGGAGCTGTTCCTCGCGCGCAGGGGGCGGGAGGTCGTCGGGCGCATCGCGGCCATCCGCAACCCGCGCCACATGGAGATCCACGGCACCAAGGAGGGCTTCTTCGGCCTCTTCGAGTGCGTGAACGACGCGGGCGTCGCCCGGGCCCTGCTGGAGACGGCGGGGGCGTGGCTGAAGTCGCGGGGCCTGGACACGATGCTCGGCCCGGCCAACTTCTCCTCGAACCAGGACTGGGGCCTGCTCATCGACGGCTTCGACACACCGCCGGCGATCATGATGCCGTACAACCCCACGTACTACCCGGCGCTGCTGGAGACGTGTGGGCTGACGAAGGCGAAGGACCTGTTCGCCTTCGAGCTGTCGGCGTCGGCGCAGCCTCCGGAGAAGGTGGTGCGCATCGCGGAGAAGATGCGCCAGCGCGAGGGCATCACCGTGCGCGCGGTGAACCTCAAGGACTTCCCCGCGGAGGTGGAGCGCATCCGCTCCATCTACAACTCCGCCTGGGAGAAGAACTGGGGCTTCGTCCCCTTCACGGACAAGGAGTTCGACCACCTGGCCAAGGACATGAAGACCATCGTCCGGCCGGAACTGGTCCTCATCGCCGAGGTCAAGGGCGAGGCGGTGGCCTTCTCCATGACGCTGCCGGATGGCAACCAGGCCATCAAGGCGGCCAACGGACGGCTCACCACGTTCGGCCTGCCCATCGGCCTGGCGAAGCTGGTGCTGGCCTCGCGGCGCATCAACCGCCTGCGCCTCATCACCCTCGGCATCAAGGAGGGCTACCGGCGCCGGGGGCTGGACGCCATCCTGTACCTGGACACGCTGCGCACCGCGCACCGCCTGGGCTATGCCGGCGGGGAGATCTCCTGGACGCTCGAGGACAACCACCTCGTCAACCGCGCCATCGAGTCCATGGGCGGCCAGCGCTCCAAGGTCTACCGCGTCTACCAGCGCCCGCTGTAACCCTCACGACGGAGCATCCTCGTGCGCATCCTGCTCACCGGCGGCACCGGCTTCATCGGCAAGCGGCTCGCGCGCCGCATCGTCGAGCGCGGCGACACGCTCACCGTGCTCGTGCGCGGCAGCTCCCGCCGGGAGTCGCTCGCGGCGCTCGGGGCCCGCTTCGCGGTGGGTGACCTGACGACGGGCGAGGGCCTCGCCGAGGCCGTGCGCGACGTCGACTGCGTCATCCACCTGGCGGGCGTCACCAAGGCCCGCGAGCCGTCCGGCTATTTCGAGGGCAACGCCCACGGCACGCGCCGGCTGGTCGAGGCCATGGCGGCGCTGCCCCACCCTCCCCGGCTGGTGCACTGCTCGTCGCTCGCCGCCGCCGGTCCCTCTACGCCGGAGCGCCCGCGCCGCGAGGAGGATCCCCCCGCCCCCGTCTCCACCTATGGCCGCAGCAAGCTGGGCGGCGAGGAGGCGGTGCGCGAGTTCGCGGACCGGGTGCCCTCCGTCATCGTCCGGCCGCCCATCGTCTACGGCCCTGGCGACACGGAGTTCATCCCGTCGATCCTCCCCATGGCCCGTCTGGGCGTGGCGCTCAAGAGCGGCTTCGGCCCCAAGCGGTACTCGCTCATCCACGTGGACGACCTGAACACCGCGCTCCTCGCGGCGGCGGCCCAGGGGCCCACGCTGGACAAGGCGGACCCCGCGCGAGGCGTCTACACCGTCTCGGATGGCAAGGAGTACGCCTGGGAGGACGTGTGCACCGCGCTCGCGGAGGCGCTCGGCCGGGGACGCCCCACGGTGGTGCCGGTGCCCAACACCGTCAGCTACGTGGTGGGCCTGGGCTCCGAGGCCGTCGCGCGCCTTCGCGGCACCATCCCCATCCTCAACCGGGACAAGGTCCGGGAGATGAAGTGCGCCGCCTGGACGTGCTCCACCGAGCGCGCGGCGCGCGAGCTGGGCTTCGTCCCCGCCATTCCCCTCTCGCAGGGCCTTGCCGGGACGCTCGCGTCGTACGCCGCGTCCGGAACCTGAGCCCCTGGAACGACGAAGGCCGAAGCCCACTCCCCGCTCCAGGGAGGAAGGCTCCGGCCTCGGTGCGCTCGTCGACCCGGGTCGTGGCTACTTCGTCGGCGAAGGCGCGGAGCCCCCGGTGGCGGCGCCACCCGCGCCGCTCGCGCCCTTGGCGGACTGGGCCGCGTTCTCCTTCTCCAACTGCGCCCGCTTGGCCTTCAGGGTGGTGAGCAGGCCGTCGAAGCCCTTGGTGCCGAGCAGCTTCTGGAACTGGCCCTTGTACGTGTCCACGAGCGACACCTCGTCGGTGACGACGTCGTAGATGCGCCAGTCACCCTTGGGGGCCTTGTACAGGCGGTAGTCGACGGGAATCTGGTCCTTCCTCAGCGTCAGCGTCGTGGTGACGGTGGCCTCGTTGCCCTCGATGGACTCCTTGCCGTACTTCACGTCCGCCTGCGCCTGACCGATGGCCTTCTGGGCGTAGGAGGCGCGCAGCAGGCCCGTCATCGTCTGGGAGAAGTCCTTGCGCTGGGCGGGCGTGAGAGAGGCCCACGTCTTGTCACCGAGCGCGCGCTTCGCTAGCTCCTCGAAGTCGACGAACTTCTCGACGACGCTGGCCAGGGATTCGACGGTGGCGCCCGGAGCATTGGCGGCGCGCTGCACATCCGCATTCCCCGACTTCACGACCGACAGGGGACCAGGCGCGGCGGCGAGCAGGGTGGCGGCGAGGAGAGAGGCAATCATGGCTTTTCGGCTCCGTGAAGGAGAACGACAGAAAGGACAGGCGCGGCCCCCCGGTTATTCACCGGAAGCAGGTGGCGAACCCGTGACACGCGCGAGGGCCGCCATTCCCAACCGGACGTCGAACCAGCTCTTCGACCGGTCGGCCGTAACCTGCGCATAGGCGGTGAAGGCGTCCACCAGATCTCGTGTCTCGCCCGTGCCCAGGTCGAACGAGGCGAAGGCGGCTGTCACCCAGCGACGGGCGCTCTTCTCCGCGTCCGTGAAGGCCTTGGCCTTGGCCCAGGCGGCGACCAGATCTCCATGGACCTTGGTCACCTCCAGACGGATTCCGGCTCGAATCTGCTTCTCCTGGGCGCGCAGCTTGTCCAGCTCCGCGCGGGCCTGCGCCAGCTGGGCGTCCTTGATGGGGATATCGAACGTCCCCCGCATGACCAGCCCCACTCCCGCGGTGCGGTCGTTGTACGGATCATACGAGAAGGGGCTGAGCTGCCGCGTGGCGCTCGTGGTGAAGCGCACGTCGTAGAAGCCCGCGAGCCCCACGTCGGGGTAGTAGCTGCGCTCACGGATGAACACTTCCTTCTCACGCGCGGCGATGCCCGCGGCGATGGCGGCGATCTCCGGCCGGTACTGCTCGGCCAGCATGAGGGCGCGCTCCAGCGCGGGCGGCGACACCTCGTCCTCGAGCGGCAGGTCCTCCTCCACCACCTCCACCGGCTCGCCCGGGGGCACGTTGGCCAGCAGACCGATGGCGGTGAGCGCGAGCGTGCGCCCCTGGAGGACCTCCGCCTTGCGGGCCGCGACCACCTGCTGGAAGTAGCGGACCTTGTAGGTGTCCACCTGGGAGACCTGGGGTGACTCCTCCTTGAGGAGCGCGGCGATGCGACTGGCCGCGTCGTCGAGGCGCTTCGTCACATCCTCCATCTGCTGCACGCCGGAGCGCGCGAGCTGGTAGCTGTAGTACGCCTGCGCGGCCTGGAACCCGGCCTCGGCCCGGGCGCGCTCGCGCAGCGCGGCGCCGACGATGGGCCCCTGCGCCCCCGCCTCCTTCAGCGCCGTCAACTTGCCGAAGGTGTAGAGCGGCAGCACCGCGTTGCCATTGGAGAAGATGGTGACGCCGACCTTGCCGAAGTTCAGGTCGCCCTTCTCGGACGCCTTGGTGACCGGGCCGCCGCGCCCGTCATTGATGGCCTCGGGCACGGGGCCGCCCATGCCGACGGAGATCTCGAACTTGGGGAACCAGGCCCAGCGGGCCTGATCGGCCAACGCCTGGAACTTCGCCAGCTCCGCGGAGGCCTCCTCCACGCGGGAGTCCGTCGCGCGCGCCCGCTCGACGAGCTTCGCCAGCGTCAGCGGCTCGGCGTGGGCCGCGGTCCCCTGGGCATCCGGCGTCTCCCGCACCGACTCCCCGGCCTGCTGCGCGTCTTGCGCGGGAGCGCGCATGGGCGCCGGAGAGACGGTCTTCGAACCAGGCCGTTGCGACGTGGTCGCGGTGTCGACGGTTTCGGGGGTGATGGGCGTGGGGCCGGGAGGGACACTCTCCGGGTTGCCGGTTCCACCACGAGCGCCCGGCGTGGTCGTCACCGCCCCGGTGCCCTGCGAGTTGGGCACGCTCGTCCCCGAGGGGGTCGTCCCCGGCGTCGAGGTGCCAGGGATCGAACCGGGCGTGGAGCCAGGGGTCGCCGTGCCACTCGAGCCGGGGCTCGTTCCGGAGGTCGAGCCGCCCGTCGACCCGGTCGAACCCGTCGTTCCGGTCGTGCCCGTCGACCCGGTCGTGCCCGTCGTTCCAGGCGACCCGGTGGTGCCCGGCCCGGAGGTGCCCGGGGTGAACTGCGCGGCCGACAGCGTGGCCGCGAGCACCAGCGCCACTGTCACGCCTCGATCCAGGTGTCTGCGCATCACTCGGCCTCTCGCGGGCCCCATATCCGAGAATCCCACAGCGGCGCAGCATCTACGTTCGCCGACACACAGTCATCGCCCATCTTCATGCCCTGTCCACCGTCCGCTTCCAGCACCCATTCGCGCCGCCGCTCCATGGATGCGCGAGGCGCACGTTCGCCGCATGACTTCCCGGCGCCACCGTCGCGCCGCCGCGCGGCCGGCCCCGTCCGGACAGACGCCCGCCCCGGAGCGCCCTCTTTTCGACAAGGGTGACCTGGCGTGACGAAGCCCGCCCGGGAATCCGAGGACGACGGCCACTCCCGCGGAGCGCCACACCCCCGGAGGGACTCCGGACGGGAACGCGCCGAGACGAGCCCAGGGACTCGCGAGGGAGCTACCGCCTCGCGCCGGGCAGTCCGGTGGCGGAAAAGCAGAAGGCCCGCCGGGTTTCCCTGGCGGGCCTTCTTCACTTCAGAGTGGAGCTAACCGGGATCGAACCGGTGACCTCTTGAATGCCATTCAAGCGCTCTCCCAGCTGAGCTATAGCCCCTTCTTTTGCTGCCGAGCCGCCTTGGGGAGCGGCCCGCCGTCGAAAGTGGGTGCCTTCTATCGCCTCTTTCCGCCGGTGGCCAGAACTGTTTGAGGCTTCGTTGCGTTTTTTCCAACCTTCAACCGCTCGGCCACCTCCGCACCTTCCTGGAGGATGTCCGTGAGCTCGCGCGCGTGCGCCTCGGCCGCCTGCTCGGCGGCCTCGACGGCCTTG from Myxococcus stipitatus encodes:
- a CDS encoding NAD-dependent epimerase/dehydratase family protein → MRILLTGGTGFIGKRLARRIVERGDTLTVLVRGSSRRESLAALGARFAVGDLTTGEGLAEAVRDVDCVIHLAGVTKAREPSGYFEGNAHGTRRLVEAMAALPHPPRLVHCSSLAAAGPSTPERPRREEDPPAPVSTYGRSKLGGEEAVREFADRVPSVIVRPPIVYGPGDTEFIPSILPMARLGVALKSGFGPKRYSLIHVDDLNTALLAAAAQGPTLDKADPARGVYTVSDGKEYAWEDVCTALAEALGRGRPTVVPVPNTVSYVVGLGSEAVARLRGTIPILNRDKVREMKCAAWTCSTERAARELGFVPAIPLSQGLAGTLASYAASGT
- a CDS encoding efflux RND transporter permease subunit: MARSLRQRWFEGFIQVAVSRPWYVLLAAALLTLGGMALASRLEFRGSFVELLPQGAREVQDLTRVSQKAGGDGYLVILAKGDTPERLKAYARELKARLEALPEVRYVEHSYDVEFFRQHGLLLLPADRLAELRKDLAARVRYERQQANPFYIDLGATPPPPSFEEISRKHSPDVSMREYLSNAEGTEVYLMLKPMGTAGDLDFARRFVDLAMGTGRELARERYPAVTLEATGNFQNRIEEDAVMRGDLSRAGTLSALIAVGLILLATRRVAALAVVGVPVMVGLVVTFGVAQLSIGHLNVVTGFLVAILIGLGIEYGVHLCMRYWEERRTQASRDALATAVRGTFSGALTSALTNAAAFFVLILAQFHAFNQFGFLAGLGVLLAVFATYAMGPSLLAIAERLRPARRDEPLAAAAAPQAPAAPERQWRRWPTPVIAALALSVVGFAAYSVVIAPRLGFETDMRKLKGDSPASRLDDHVTEQLGQPLNPAIFLVDDLTQAARVEAVIAEVKARNGEDSVFLRTTSLNDLVPGDLQRREKEISGIRDLLHGLPESALSDPRLQEFQRMVAAKPYGVDALPVEVRRRFEATDGHGTFLLLFPSVSNYDTDDLKRWATQIDEVVEAATARGVEMSVLDSNRIAARIFALVRADGPLILWSAAAVVFLVILVSLRSLKRALLVTGPLFLGMTCLAGGMYLFGVQLNFINAVVLPNLLAIAVDNSVHLYHRYEEEGPGSLGKVVRHTGLAAVVATLSNAAGYGALLVANHQGLRSIGQIALLGVVCTFLGTTVFFPALLALLERWKERRSPVGRDGTVVRSLELGMTGEDAGSSGDRKSA
- a CDS encoding TolC family protein, which produces MRRHLDRGVTVALVLAATLSAAQFTPGTSGPGTTGSPGTTGTTGSTGTTGTTGSTGSTGGSTSGTSPGSSGTATPGSTPGSIPGTSTPGTTPSGTSVPNSQGTGAVTTTPGARGGTGNPESVPPGPTPITPETVDTATTSQRPGSKTVSPAPMRAPAQDAQQAGESVRETPDAQGTAAHAEPLTLAKLVERARATDSRVEEASAELAKFQALADQARWAWFPKFEISVGMGGPVPEAINDGRGGPVTKASEKGDLNFGKVGVTIFSNGNAVLPLYTFGKLTALKEAGAQGPIVGAALRERARAEAGFQAAQAYYSYQLARSGVQQMEDVTKRLDDAASRIAALLKEESPQVSQVDTYKVRYFQQVVAARKAEVLQGRTLALTAIGLLANVPPGEPVEVVEEDLPLEDEVSPPALERALMLAEQYRPEIAAIAAGIAAREKEVFIRERSYYPDVGLAGFYDVRFTTSATRQLSPFSYDPYNDRTAGVGLVMRGTFDIPIKDAQLAQARAELDKLRAQEKQIRAGIRLEVTKVHGDLVAAWAKAKAFTDAEKSARRWVTAAFASFDLGTGETRDLVDAFTAYAQVTADRSKSWFDVRLGMAALARVTGSPPASGE
- a CDS encoding N-acetyltransferase, whose protein sequence is MALPAEPAAPSHTSPPLPSDVQVTPVRDAAAKMTFIRFPASLYAGDPNWVPPLEMERKDFLDPRKNPFFDYAEVELFLARRGREVVGRIAAIRNPRHMEIHGTKEGFFGLFECVNDAGVARALLETAGAWLKSRGLDTMLGPANFSSNQDWGLLIDGFDTPPAIMMPYNPTYYPALLETCGLTKAKDLFAFELSASAQPPEKVVRIAEKMRQREGITVRAVNLKDFPAEVERIRSIYNSAWEKNWGFVPFTDKEFDHLAKDMKTIVRPELVLIAEVKGEAVAFSMTLPDGNQAIKAANGRLTTFGLPIGLAKLVLASRRINRLRLITLGIKEGYRRRGLDAILYLDTLRTAHRLGYAGGEISWTLEDNHLVNRAIESMGGQRSKVYRVYQRPL
- a CDS encoding MlaC/ttg2D family ABC transporter substrate-binding protein — its product is MIASLLAATLLAAAPGPLSVVKSGNADVQRAANAPGATVESLASVVEKFVDFEELAKRALGDKTWASLTPAQRKDFSQTMTGLLRASYAQKAIGQAQADVKYGKESIEGNEATVTTTLTLRKDQIPVDYRLYKAPKGDWRIYDVVTDEVSLVDTYKGQFQKLLGTKGFDGLLTTLKAKRAQLEKENAAQSAKGASGAGGAATGGSAPSPTK
- a CDS encoding aminotransferase class I/II-fold pyridoxal phosphate-dependent enzyme yields the protein MSDVFDKCSNWKDYRIAKATGLYPYFRVIEASHGATEVEIEGKRVIMVGSNNYLGLSADPRVKEAAIKATEKFGSTCSGSRLLNGTLSLHEELEAKLAKFLNREAALVISTGFQTNLALASILGRHDIVFSDRQNHASLVDGIRLSFATERKFRHNDMDHLEQLLAQAKPEAGKIIITDGVFSMEGDICNLPRIVELAKQYNARVMTDDAHAMGVLGDKGRGTSEYFGLEKETDLVMGTFSKSFASLGGVLAGPFEVINYIRHNARSVIFSASMTPGSIAAALKALEIIEAEPQRRARLLDIAEKMHNGFRAMGFDTGVSVTPVVPVHIGDQVKCFRFWRALHEAGVFANPVIPPAVEAGHALIRTSYMATHTDAQLDRVLDTFETIGRKLGVIPGTRPTVYEPVQIARPASAVRSNKASEKWAAGSAGMLADKGGITLEQLSRMSSREVAGKIFDAVEQLTWRAANLQPEDLRQLKAAPMKLWEKRGELPGLLLEKGAHFFMRNGTGTDGNPADRI